From Variimorphobacter saccharofermentans, one genomic window encodes:
- a CDS encoding response regulator: MLKVLVVDDNEVNTMILANMLEQFNISANVASSGDKALHFVERYYYDMIFIDHIMPKMDGIQTTRAIRAIYPDKQKTIIIALTSNVTDKLKFRYRMAGANDIFCKPLELEGLTTIIKQWFNDLDFIYKEKKDYQCIDPWSRRIRAMLSNVEEIDYEDGLMYALGSATQYINILKVACNDLSANLESIGINIRTNSEDDLRNDIHKLKNILTSIGALGLLKSVSELYNEYDFTIKKTVTKKCLRIEMQLKELLTKLHRVLDQYDAMIKNEKEKQETPYPPITDSEYEQCLTNTIYYIKRFEYDSIVKSLELLIERDHSDNRKELQLVLYDIQEFNYDGALNRILSIKKGIDAISIPEN; the protein is encoded by the coding sequence ATGCTGAAAGTACTTGTAGTCGATGATAACGAGGTTAATACGATGATATTAGCCAATATGTTGGAACAATTTAATATAAGTGCAAATGTAGCCTCTTCGGGGGATAAAGCATTACATTTCGTTGAACGGTATTATTATGATATGATATTTATTGATCATATTATGCCTAAAATGGATGGGATTCAAACAACCAGAGCGATACGTGCAATTTATCCTGATAAGCAAAAAACGATAATTATTGCGCTTACATCCAATGTTACGGATAAATTAAAGTTCCGATATCGTATGGCTGGAGCAAACGATATTTTTTGCAAACCATTAGAGCTGGAGGGTCTTACGACAATTATAAAACAATGGTTTAATGATCTCGATTTTATTTATAAGGAGAAAAAGGATTATCAATGTATCGATCCCTGGAGTAGACGGATTAGAGCAATGTTATCCAACGTAGAGGAAATCGATTATGAGGACGGATTAATGTATGCGTTAGGTAGTGCTACACAGTATATAAATATACTGAAGGTGGCATGTAATGATCTTTCTGCAAATCTCGAAAGTATAGGTATCAATATAAGGACTAATTCGGAAGATGATTTAAGAAACGATATCCACAAGCTAAAAAACATATTAACAAGCATTGGGGCATTAGGATTACTTAAGTCAGTGTCAGAGCTGTATAATGAATATGATTTTACCATTAAGAAGACTGTGACAAAGAAATGCTTAAGAATAGAAATGCAATTGAAAGAATTGTTAACAAAACTACATAGGGTATTAGATCAGTATGATGCCATGATAAAAAATGAGAAAGAGAAGCAGGAGACACCTTATCCACCCATAACAGACTCGGAATATGAACAATGCTTGACAAATACCATATATTATATCAAGAGATTTGAATACGATTCTATCGTTAAATCGTTAGAGTTATTAATTGAACGGGATCATAGTGACAATCGTAAAGAGTTGCAACTGGTTTTATATGATATTCAGGAATTTAATTATGATGGAGCATTAAACAGAATACTGAGCATAAAAAAAGGAATAGATGCAATCTCTATCCCGGAGAATTAG
- a CDS encoding winged helix-turn-helix transcriptional regulator, whose protein sequence is MVTNARCSFCPYEQCTTVSTIQKILGGKWKIIILWYIANSEVIRFGELSRLLGDITQSTLTKQLRELEADGFIFRHVYQEVPPKVEYSLTDLGKSFVPILEHMRIWGDQNLKSNRQLN, encoded by the coding sequence TTGGTTACAAATGCACGCTGTAGCTTTTGCCCCTATGAGCAATGTACTACAGTAAGTACCATTCAAAAAATCCTAGGTGGTAAATGGAAAATAATTATATTATGGTATATTGCAAATTCTGAAGTCATACGATTTGGTGAACTAAGTCGACTACTTGGTGATATTACACAGTCCACCCTCACAAAGCAATTGCGTGAACTGGAAGCAGATGGCTTTATTTTTCGCCATGTATATCAAGAGGTTCCTCCAAAAGTAGAATATTCTCTTACCGATTTAGGAAAAAGCTTTGTACCAATACTAGAACACATGAGAATATGGGGAGATCAGAATCTGAAATCTAACCGCCAGCTTAACTAG
- a CDS encoding carbohydrate-binding domain-containing protein — protein sequence MTKFTCKKLLSLFVVLCMILTLLPMNSMRVQAGEADSREISEESGEVKTASGVAITMTKSMSEEPFNIRVGNKEIISTYTGDITGDGIVGTVTYDSDTNTLTLNNATITEANTGTIIYSEESLNIKLEGLNVLINEDDIISGNAIYCANGGLTLSGNYGSLVLYGARVTGGLYAGEDINILSGTYDITSIREGIYALGNINISDGTVSIKVESSSARNWGITCEHAVNISGGTVDITAKSTATDTGMNEFISAYGIEAKQGVFISGGKVKITAETTTVLDAATYGIYSYAEISDGSVNVTARSVSQYNDSGTYGILGDTNFTGGTITVKSFGDLGSVCALAGSNATFSNGIVSASTNPDGSIPVDITFENINASQLLVYKYLNYKENPDVAVIVSALNAIGEVIVDYDSEQSERLIAVETYVNDLLTGPAAGITANVTPDDDGTYEVELSKGLVSATITITVTEAYRIWVGDARVTVDNANDVLGDGTVSYSHYDNTLILSNANINETSEDTSNTAVQNHACIISRDSLIICLIGENRLTADSLGTNNFGIRSSDLTIEGWGNLEITSTAGTGYGIAIYNNNGDLTINDVRVTAQGSFSGIYSFGNISINGGVVDASGSVYAGILAVGDITIDNSNVTAIGEDYAVDCSSQNVIINNSTVTLKGSNKAMGFVPELTGYSNLQISADSNKEGTDASVINETELSTNISDYKYLMFENVIPNTPQEPINPTNPTNPTNPSDPTNPTNPTNPTNPTYPSYDINTGSPAPTPVLKVKVKMTDEDVQVEADLTRDVIKYYNGKITLPLTAEEILNALKKEERSAIQVGINLPTQSDETELNLILESEIIQEAKDNKKDIIVNVYDSDNKVLYSWTFDKTELANSDKDIKDVNLSLKIEKAKDGTHFIEEQKADTDTVALVVDFAHEGILPSQASVRIYVGDQEGITPGTKVYLYHYNDSIGKLETIPYGYQAIVDKDGYITINILQCSDYVVYTKKADSKLFISLRKQIKVTPTKTILSISNGKNKEKISVKLPVTLEWVSSLDKPTSQSAIGGVTVKFTSSNKKIATVDSLGNIKAKAPGEVVITVTITLYSNKTKIVKIPVKIEP from the coding sequence ATGACGAAATTCACTTGTAAAAAATTGCTAAGCTTATTTGTCGTATTGTGTATGATACTTACTCTGCTTCCCATGAATAGCATGAGGGTACAGGCGGGTGAAGCCGATTCAAGGGAGATTAGTGAAGAGAGCGGTGAAGTAAAGACCGCGAGTGGTGTAGCCATAACCATGACAAAAAGCATGAGTGAGGAGCCTTTTAATATAAGGGTTGGCAATAAAGAAATCATAAGCACATATACTGGGGATATTACAGGAGATGGAATTGTGGGCACAGTTACCTATGATTCCGATACCAACACCCTTACTCTGAATAATGCAACTATCACAGAAGCAAACACGGGCACTATAATCTACTCAGAAGAATCTTTAAATATTAAACTGGAAGGCCTCAATGTTCTGATAAATGAGGATGATATTATATCTGGAAATGCGATCTATTGTGCAAATGGAGGCTTGACTTTATCAGGAAATTACGGAAGCTTGGTGTTATATGGCGCTCGTGTTACTGGTGGTTTATATGCGGGAGAAGATATCAATATTTTAAGTGGAACGTATGATATAACAAGTATTAGGGAGGGGATATATGCATTAGGAAACATTAATATCTCAGATGGAACGGTGAGCATTAAGGTAGAATCGTCAAGTGCAAGAAATTGGGGTATCACTTGTGAACATGCTGTTAACATATCGGGGGGAACTGTTGATATTACTGCGAAATCAACGGCTACTGATACAGGAATGAATGAATTTATTTCTGCGTATGGGATAGAAGCAAAACAGGGTGTTTTCATTTCGGGTGGAAAGGTCAAGATTACCGCTGAAACAACAACGGTTTTAGACGCAGCAACGTATGGGATATATTCTTATGCTGAAATCTCAGACGGAAGCGTTAATGTTACAGCGAGATCTGTTTCACAATATAATGATTCAGGTACATATGGTATACTTGGGGACACTAATTTCACAGGAGGAACTATAACAGTAAAAAGCTTCGGAGATTTAGGTTCTGTCTGTGCGTTGGCAGGTAGTAACGCTACATTTTCGAATGGTATAGTAAGTGCCAGCACAAATCCCGATGGAAGCATACCGGTAGATATTACTTTTGAGAATATAAATGCTTCTCAATTATTAGTCTACAAATATCTAAATTATAAAGAAAATCCTGATGTTGCTGTAATAGTTTCGGCATTGAATGCGATCGGTGAAGTTATTGTGGATTATGATTCAGAACAGAGTGAAAGGTTGATAGCAGTAGAAACCTATGTAAATGATCTTCTAACCGGACCTGCTGCTGGGATAACTGCAAATGTGACTCCTGATGATGATGGAACATATGAGGTTGAATTATCCAAAGGATTGGTAAGTGCCACGATAACAATTACCGTAACAGAAGCATATAGGATATGGGTAGGAGATGCCCGAGTGACAGTCGATAATGCAAATGATGTACTTGGAGACGGCACCGTATCCTATAGCCATTATGATAATACCTTGATACTGAGTAATGCGAATATTAATGAAACATCTGAAGACACCAGTAACACTGCCGTGCAAAACCATGCTTGCATTATAAGCCGTGATAGTCTGATTATATGTCTGATAGGAGAAAATAGACTTACAGCCGACTCTTTAGGTACTAACAATTTTGGGATACGAAGTAGTGATCTGACGATTGAAGGATGGGGAAATTTAGAGATTACTTCAACTGCTGGAACGGGATATGGTATAGCAATCTACAATAATAATGGAGATCTCACCATTAACGATGTCAGAGTGACGGCACAGGGAAGCTTTAGCGGAATATATTCTTTTGGCAATATCAGTATTAATGGAGGCGTGGTGGATGCAAGCGGATCAGTATATGCCGGTATTTTAGCAGTAGGTGATATTACAATTGACAACAGTAATGTGACGGCAATCGGAGAAGATTACGCAGTAGACTGTTCATCTCAAAATGTTATCATTAACAATAGCACCGTGACGTTGAAAGGCTCCAACAAGGCGATGGGATTTGTTCCGGAATTAACAGGCTACAGTAATTTACAAATTAGTGCGGACAGTAATAAAGAAGGGACTGACGCATCCGTAATTAATGAAACGGAATTAAGTACTAATATTTCCGACTATAAATACCTTATGTTTGAAAATGTAATTCCCAATACCCCACAAGAACCCATTAACCCCACCAACCCTACCAATCCCACTAACCCTTCCGACCCCACCAACCCTACCAATCCCACTAACCCTACCAACCCCACCTATCCCTCCTACGACATAAACACAGGCTCACCAGCTCCAACGCCTGTATTAAAGGTAAAGGTGAAAATGACAGATGAAGATGTTCAGGTTGAGGCAGATTTAACTAGGGATGTAATAAAATATTATAATGGTAAGATTACTCTTCCGCTTACAGCAGAAGAAATACTGAATGCACTTAAGAAGGAAGAACGGTCAGCCATTCAGGTTGGAATAAACTTACCAACGCAAAGTGATGAGACAGAGTTAAATCTAATATTAGAGTCAGAGATCATACAAGAGGCAAAGGATAATAAAAAGGATATTATCGTTAATGTGTATGACTCAGATAATAAAGTCCTTTATTCCTGGACCTTTGATAAGACGGAATTAGCTAATTCCGATAAGGACATTAAAGATGTTAATCTTTCTCTGAAGATAGAAAAAGCAAAAGATGGCACACATTTCATTGAGGAACAGAAGGCAGATACAGATACGGTAGCTTTGGTTGTTGATTTTGCTCATGAGGGAATATTGCCTTCCCAGGCAAGTGTAAGAATATATGTAGGGGATCAGGAGGGAATCACTCCGGGTACTAAGGTATATCTTTATCACTACAATGATAGTATAGGAAAGCTTGAGACAATCCCATACGGTTATCAGGCAATTGTGGACAAAGATGGATACATTACAATCAATATTCTACAGTGCTCTGATTACGTAGTATATACGAAGAAAGCTGATTCTAAGTTATTTATAAGTCTTAGAAAACAGATAAAGGTTACTCCGACTAAGACAATCTTATCAATATCGAATGGCAAAAACAAGGAGAAGATATCCGTTAAGCTTCCAGTGACATTAGAATGGGTTAGCTCCTTGGATAAGCCTACCAGTCAGAGTGCAATTGGTGGAGTTACAGTCAAGTTTACATCCAGCAATAAAAAGATTGCTACGGTAGATTCTCTTGGAAATATCAAAGCAAAAGCTCCCGGGGAAGTTGTAATCACTGTAACTATCACTTTATACAGTAACAAAACCAAGATAGTAAAGATACCGGTTAAAATTGAACCCTAA
- a CDS encoding radical SAM protein, with amino-acid sequence MHFTGRTWRPPYEAFSVIIQATSGCTYNKCKFCSLYKNEPFRMSPIEEFEEDLAEIKKYQPYARRLFLTGANPFAMSYENLKLRALTVKDYLIKCQNISMFASIRDIIPKSIEQLKRLRALGINGLSIGMESGDDDTLLLANKGYTSEDIVRQLAKLDEAGIEYYLVYMTGLAGKGNGKRNALYTAKVLNQIRPYYVKNPFLLHIDSLTLFPDTELYHMAQDGKFIPAGEKERLEELITLIEKLMITTRLQANTITNFRPITGYLPKDKEKVISQLRVIIENNSEEEMKEYRSSLNSLGMEGVSI; translated from the coding sequence TTGCATTTTACAGGTAGAACATGGAGACCACCATATGAAGCATTTTCAGTGATAATTCAAGCTACATCAGGTTGTACCTACAATAAATGTAAGTTTTGCAGTTTATATAAGAATGAACCTTTTCGAATGTCGCCGATCGAAGAGTTTGAAGAAGATCTGGCAGAAATAAAAAAATATCAACCATATGCAAGAAGACTTTTCCTAACAGGAGCAAATCCATTTGCTATGAGCTATGAAAATCTGAAGCTTAGAGCTTTAACAGTAAAGGATTATTTAATTAAATGTCAGAATATATCTATGTTTGCTAGTATCAGAGATATTATTCCAAAGAGTATAGAACAACTTAAAAGGTTACGTGCATTAGGAATAAATGGTTTAAGCATAGGTATGGAAAGTGGAGACGATGATACCTTATTATTGGCTAATAAAGGGTATACATCAGAAGATATAGTTAGGCAGCTGGCTAAATTGGATGAAGCAGGTATAGAATATTATTTGGTATATATGACTGGACTGGCAGGGAAAGGAAATGGGAAAAGAAACGCGCTATACACGGCTAAGGTTTTAAATCAAATTAGACCGTATTATGTAAAGAATCCTTTCTTATTACATATTGATTCACTTACGCTTTTTCCAGATACAGAATTATATCATATGGCGCAGGATGGAAAATTTATTCCTGCGGGAGAGAAAGAAAGACTAGAAGAATTAATAACACTTATAGAAAAGCTCATGATTACAACAAGATTACAAGCTAATACGATTACCAATTTCCGACCAATTACGGGCTATCTGCCAAAAGATAAAGAAAAGGTAATATCACAATTGCGAGTAATCATTGAAAATAATAGTGAAGAGGAAATGAAAGAATATAGAAGCAGTTTGAATTCATTAGGAATGGAAGGAGTTAGTATTTGA
- a CDS encoding polysaccharide deacetylase family protein has translation MEPNDQIQSNGTLFVKIGIVVLSMIVMIGLGIKIFPNAITVSNTGSRRDLPIYCVDTEEKKVALSFDAAWGNEDTKTILDILKKHNVKVTFFMTGEWIEKYPEDVKAIAAAGHDLGNHSENHKQMSQLTKEECKEEIMKAHNRVKELTGIEMNLFRPPYGDYNNTLVGTARECNYYTIQWDVDSLDWKDYGVDDIVKRCTVNKKLGNGSIILMHNGAKYTPKALEVVIMGLKDQGYELVPISKLIYRGNYVIDHTGRQRMK, from the coding sequence ATGGAACCAAATGATCAAATACAATCAAATGGTACCTTATTCGTAAAAATCGGTATTGTTGTATTGAGCATGATAGTGATGATAGGGCTTGGTATAAAGATATTTCCAAATGCGATTACTGTGTCTAATACAGGTAGTAGAAGGGATTTGCCAATCTATTGTGTAGATACGGAGGAAAAGAAAGTTGCACTCAGCTTTGATGCGGCCTGGGGGAATGAGGATACGAAAACCATTCTTGATATTTTGAAAAAACATAATGTTAAGGTTACATTTTTTATGACAGGGGAATGGATTGAAAAATATCCAGAGGATGTGAAAGCAATTGCTGCAGCAGGCCATGATCTTGGTAATCATAGTGAAAACCATAAACAGATGTCTCAGCTTACCAAAGAGGAGTGTAAGGAAGAGATTATGAAGGCACATAATCGCGTCAAGGAACTCACCGGTATTGAGATGAATTTGTTCCGCCCTCCCTATGGAGATTATAACAATACGCTGGTTGGCACAGCAAGAGAGTGTAATTACTATACGATACAGTGGGATGTGGATTCTCTGGATTGGAAGGATTACGGAGTGGATGATATCGTCAAACGCTGTACCGTGAATAAAAAGCTCGGGAACGGTTCGATTATATTGATGCACAATGGGGCAAAATATACACCGAAGGCATTGGAAGTTGTAATCATGGGATTAAAGGATCAAGGATATGAATTGGTACCCATATCTAAATTGATTTATCGGGGGAATTATGTAATTGATCATACCGGTAGGCAGAGAATGAAGTAG